The Panicum hallii strain FIL2 chromosome 9, PHallii_v3.1, whole genome shotgun sequence genome has a window encoding:
- the LOC112877412 gene encoding B3 domain-containing protein Os03g0622200-like, whose translation MQNLDKNCRVCMEWQEHYYWSHMADDQKHFFKPMVGDFTETMSIPGRFANNFNGHISEVVSLKPPSGKTWSIGVGNNANDEVMLQSGWKEFVSAHGIEEGDYLLFKYSGVSSFDVLMFDSSGCEKTWPHFAKNHGCERIEGSSGVEGARHGYHKSKGGKYRTPQLLPSDEEDEDDDGDLELAVQRNTSRSIPKPCKRKLYRDIEQVHCQVKNDEDDLELDHESDVPAKTGYYFCKNGPVSGYHLTEEEREEISGVPIPAQPTNPVFVQVMHPSHVRGKKSGVVAISSEFAAKYLGATRGEIILQRVGGKGKWHVRYSCNRFSRGLTGRGWCGFVGDNGLLDHDVCLFELITGMRRPTMNVHVLRKLRGRFVLLR comes from the exons ATGCAGAACTTGGACAAGAACTGCAGGGTTTGCATGGAGTGGCAAGAGCATTACTACTGGAGCCACATGGCCGATGACCAGAAGCACTTCTTCAAGCCTATGGTTGGGGACTTCACTGAAACCATG AGCATACCTGGCAGATTCGCCAACAATTTCAACGGCCACATCTCGGAGGTCGTCAGTTTGAAGCCCCCAAGTGGCAAAACATGGAGCATTGGAGTAGGCAACAATGCTAATGACGAGGTAATGCTCCAGTCCGGCTGGAAGGAGTTCGTCAGTGCTCACGGCATCGAGGAAGGAGACTACCTGCTCTTCAAGTACAGTGGAGTGTCCTCCTTTGACGTCCTGATGTTCGATTCAAGCGGCTGCGAGAAAACATGGCCCCATTTTGCCAAAAACCATGGATGTGAAAGGATCGAGGGCTCTTCAGGCGTCGAAGGAGCGCGGCACGGCTACCACAAATCCAAGGGAGGGAAATACCGCACACCACAGTTGCTGCCAAGcgacgaggaggacgaggacgatGACGGTGACCTGGAGTTGGCAGTTCAGAGAAACACCAGCCGGAGCATCCCCAAACCATGCAAACGCAAACTTTACCGTGATATTG AACAAGTTCATTGCCAAGTCAAAAATGATGAAGACGATCTTGAGCTAGATCATGAGAGCGACGTGCCGGCCAAGACCGGGTACTACTTCTGCAAGAATGGCCCGGTGAGCGGGTACCATCTGAcggaggaagagagggaggagaTATCAGGCGTCCCAATCCCGGCCCAGCCGACGAACCCGGTGTTCGTGCAGGTGATGCACCCCAGCCATGTCCGCGGCAAGAAATCCGGTGTCGTA GCCATTTCTTCAGAGTTTGCGGCGAAGTACCTGGGAGCGACCCGCGGGGAGATCATCCTCCAGAGGGTCGGCGGCAAGGGGAAGTGGCACGTCCGCTACAGCTGCAACCGGTTCAGCCGTGGCCTCACCGGCCGCGGCTGGTGCGGCTTCGTCGGCGACAACGGCCTCCTCGACCACGACGTCTGCCTCTTCGAGCTGATCACGGGCATGCGGCGCCCGACCATGAACGTGCACGTCCTTCGCAAGCTGCGCGGCCGCTTCGTCCTCCTGCGCTGA